One bacterium genomic window, AGAGATCAAGCAGTTGGCGAAAGACAACGATGTCGAGATGGACGGTATCACCGTCATCAATCCTTCAACTTCCGACAAACGGAATGCCTATGCCCAGCGTTTCTTCGAATTGCGCCAGCGCAAAGGCGTCACCGCGGACAAAGCTAAGCATATCATGGAGCATCGCGAATATTTCGGCATGATGATGCTCGAAATGGGAGACTGCGATGCCGTCCTTTCCGGCGTGACCTCCGAATATCCGCAGACCATCAAACCGGCACTGCAGATCATCAAGCTGGCCGATGGGATCAAACGCGTCTCCGGTATGTTCGCCATGATCCAGAAGGATCAGGTCTACATGTTCGCCGACACGACGGTAAACGTTAATCCAACGGCGGAAGAGTTGGCCGAGATAGCCATTCTTTCCTCGAAGGTTGCCCGTCGGTTCAACATTGAACCGAAGATAGCCATGCTGTCGTTCTCAAACTTTGGCTCTGCGCCGTATCCGGAATCGGAGAAGGTTGCCAAAGCGACTCAGATCGTCCACCAGCGCGCTCCTGAGCTGATGGTGGATGGCGAGATTCAGGCCGATGCTGCGGTGATGCCTGATTTCGTCGAGCGCTATTTCCCGTTCTCGACGCTCAAGGAGGCAGCCAATGTCTTTATTTTCCCGGACCTTGGTTCGGCGAATATCGCTTACAAACTGCTTCATCGTATTGGCGGCATGATGGCGGTCGGACCGATCCTGATGGGTCTTTCCAAGCCGGTTCATGTGCTGCACCGCACGCTGGAAGTCAACGAGATCGTTGATATGGCCGCGATCGCAGTAGTCGACGCGCAGAAGTAGTCGATTTAGATCCGTATAAGAACGGCGCCGGAACGATTAGTTCGTTTCGGCGCCTTCGTTTAGCCTTCGGAATAACTTTCCCAGCCGGTCGGATTCTCCTTTCCCGCATCTCACCTGACCCCCCTTCTCTTGAATTTTCCCGTATCGCCTAAATCGTTACATCACAATGACGTGTGACGCACGCTCGACTTCGGCACACCCCTTGCTTAATACGGCAACGGAGAAATAGCATCATGCGGAGTAGTGTGTGACAAAAGATAAGACCAAACCCGAAGACGGGGCACAGCCGACTGCCGAAGGGCAGGCCGATAAGGCGGCCCAAAAGCCGGGGCTGATGAAAAAGCTTATGCCGATCCTCCTGTTCGGCGTGGGTGGATTGGTGCTGCTCGGCGGCGCCGTTTATGTCACCCTGATGTTTCTCGGCGGCGAACCCAAGGCGGAGGCGGAAGCTGACTCAAAGGTCGTCGTGGCCGACAGCAGTAAACATGCTGACTCGACATCGCATGCTTCGCATACCGATTCACTGCCCACTACCGACCATGAGGTCGCTTCCACTGATTCCATGTCTGCCGCGGCCGACAGCGCCGAAGCTGCCGCTGAGTTGACCCGCAATATCGCGGCGATGACCGAGGCACTGGCTGATCCGACCGCAATCGAAGCTGAGATGGATCACGCCGAAGCTATGGGAAAAGAGGAATCACTCCAGGCAGTCGATTGGCTGACCAAGGAACAGAATAAACTCGAGACCCGTGAAAAAGAGATCACTTCACGCGAGCAGGAACTGCAGAAGAAAGATCGCGAGATCGCCCAGAAACTGCTCAAGATAGAGCAAGCCAGTTCTGACCGCGTTACCAATCTCGCCAAACTGTACGATGGGATGGAAGCTGAGGCGGTCTCAAAGATCCTGGCCAACCTCGAGGATGAACTGGTTGTTTCCATCATCCCCAAAATGAAACAGAAGAATGCATCGGCCGTGCTGGCTCTTATGCCGCCACAGCGTGCCGCAAATCTCTCTAAACAGATCATAACTCTGGCGAGCGAATAACCAATGATGCTGCCGTTTGTCAACATTCTGCCTACCAGCCCAGCCGGGATCGGTTCCGCCAAGCCATTTGGCGGCGAACCGTTGTCGAATGGGACCGGCGATGGACAAACATTTGAATCATTGATGAACCTGTTCGGCATGGCCGAACCGGCGCTCTCCGCTTTCCCTATTAATAGTGAAGCGAACATTCAGTCCAAGTCCCTGACCGACGGATCGACCTCGCTGGACGAGGCTATCGCCTCGATGCTGGCCGGATCGATTCAGTCGCCGGTGGCGAATACGGGACTTGAGCAGACCGTCAAGATCGTAAACGCCGAACTGGCTGGTGATGCGTCATTCCGAGCGGTAACCCCGGAGTCCATACTCCAACCGGTCGAACCGAATCTGCAACTCGATCAGAAGTTATCGCTACCGATCGCGCAGCCCTGGACCATGACCCTGGCGCAACATCGGCCAATCGACCTGAAACCCGGAAAATATCAGGTTCTCAAGCAGGATCTGAATAATGGCAAGCTGACGCTTGACCTCAAGTCAACCGACAATGCTGAGCCGATAAAAGTTACAATCCCGATCGAGCTTCTCCACCAGGAAAGCCACGATGCGATCACGCCTGCAGTAAAGCAGTCTGCAGGCGTTCAGACTACCCCGACCCGCGTCACGCTGGTTTCGCCGAACAAAACCGAGCTCGAGTCTCTGCTCGGTAAGGTGAATGTCCGCGAAATGGAAGTGACGGTCGAACCGACCAGCGCCGTCTATCAGGCGGCTGATGAACCGATGAAAGTGCAGATCGTCGCCGAACAGGCCGGACAGAATCTGCTTTTTGCCGGTAAGTTGAATCGTGCTCAACTCAAAGCGCAGACCTCCACCAAAAAGACGGTTTCCGCGGTCGCCACACCGGCAACCAACGAAAACCCGACTCCGGTTGCGGCCAATGGATTGACCGTTGACTCTGTCAGCTTGCCGCGCCGTCGTGTGGTGCGCCCGGTCGCGTTTGAATCTGAGGGCCAGGCGAAAACGCAGGACTCCGAATTGATCGCCAAACTACTGATTCCATCTAGTCAGGACGGGGCGATCAAACAGGATGGGCTCGATCAGTTCACCCTAAAGTCAACCAATGTACTTGACCAGACCACGCAACAGGCACGGATGGAGATCCCGCGAGTCAAGATAACCATGCCGCAGGAGATGCCGCAGATCAAAGCGGATGGCCAGACGATCATGCTGAAGATCGAACCGGAACATCTGGGACCGGCAAAGCTCGAACTGTCTGTCCGCGGCGAGTCAATGTCTGCCCGTGTGACAGTTGAGACTGTCCATGCCAAAGCGGCGGTAGAAAGCTCTCTCGATCAACTGAACGACCAGCTCGCCCGCGCGGGTGTGAAGGTCAACTATATAGAGGTAAACGTGCGAGGCGGCGGAGCGGACAGCCAGTTCTTCCATCGCCAGTCGGAATGGTTCCGTTCGCAGCAACCTCGTGTCGCCAGGATCGCCGATGATCTGCTGGCCGAAGCTTCAAAGATCGTTCCGGCTGCCATGCCGGTCTCGTATCTCGGCGCCGGCAGCGTCAACTTATATGCGTAGGAGTGTGAAGAGATGTCATTCATTTCACCAATAGCCACCGATGTTTCCGGCAACGCCAAGACAACCGGGGGCAGTCAGGTTCTCGGCAAGGATGATTTCCTGCAACTGCTGGTTACCAAACTGCAGTATCAGGATCCGCTCGAGCCGATGCAGGATGAAGATTTCATCGCCCAGTTGGCGCAGTTCTCTTCGCTCGAACAGATGAACAACATCGCCGAGGGGATCACTTCGTCCAACCAGTGGGATTATCTCCAGATGCAGTCGCTGAACAACGCCATGGCCTCCGGCCTGATCGGCAAGGAAGTCCAGGCGGAATATTCAGGCATCTATCTCGACAGCGGCAAGAGTGCTTCGGTCGCCTACACGCTTACCCAGCCGGCCAAGTCACTGACCATGGTCATCAAAGATGCCGACGGGAATGAGATTGCTCGCGTGACCAAGAAAGATCTCGGCACCGGTTCCGGGACGATCACCTGGGACGGCAAGGATGCCATGGGTAATACCATGCAAACCGGCTACTACACAGTCGAAACGACGGCGACCAATCTGTCCGACGCAACGTTTTCGCCCAGCATGGCGATCTCCGGCATCGTGACTCGCGTCTCCTATCGTGACGGCTCCGCATTTGTCAATGTCAACGGCATGGAGATATCGCTCGGCGACATCACGGCGGTTGGCGAACAAGGTTCATTCGACGAGGACTAAGAGCGAGCGATGGCACAAGGAACACGCATAGCGGCCTACCAGCGCCCGGTCAATCTGATCGAGATCGCGCAGCGGGGCAACGCGCCGACCAGATCGAACGAGTCCAGCCAGACAGAGTCGTTTAAGCAGGCGCTGACCAAAGAGCTGTCATCCAATCGTCCGGTGACGGTCTCCAAGCATGCCAGCGAACGTCTCTACTCACGAGGGATTGAATTCGGCGAACAGCGTATGCAGCAGGTAGCCGATGCCCTGGATAAGGCGGAAGCGAAGGGTTCCAAAGAAACGTTGATCCTGTTCGACGAGATGGCGATGGTCGCCTCCGTCAAGAATAGAACCATCATCACCGCGTTCGATCGTGACCGGCTGCGCGAAGGCGTTGTCACTTCGATCGACTCGGCGATCATTATCTGAGCAAACAATGAAACTGATAAACGATAAACCTCAAACAAGGCTGGACCCCATGATAAATGGGGGGGCCTTGCTCATCCCTAAGGAGGGAAGCAACCCATGATGGCATCACTGTACGCCGGTGTGTCCGGATTGAAAAACCACCAGACGAAACTCAACGTCATTGGTAACAACATCGCCAACGTCAACACCATCGGCTTCAAAACCGGTCGTGTGAACTTCCAGGAAGCGCTCGTTCAGAGCTACAAGGGCGCAGGTCGTCCGAGTGCCGTCTCCGGCGGTACCAACCCGATCCAACTCGGTCTTGGGATGCAGGTGGCGACGGTGGACAACCTGTTCCTGCAGGGTGGTCTCGAAACGACTGGCCAGATCACTGACCTGGCGATCCAGGGCTCAGGATTTTTCGTCCTGGGTGACTCGAACGACAACAAGTTTTACACGCGCTCCGGAGCCTTTGGCTTCGACGCCGAATCCAATCTCGTCGACCCGGCTACCGGTTTGTACGTGCTTGGCAAAATGGCTGATTCGTCCGGCAACATTCCGTCGCTGGCGACGACCGGCCCGATCACGCTGCCGTTTGGACAGCAGGATCCGGCTCGCTCGACCGAATTTGTCACCCTGGCGAACAACCTTGACTCCGCTGCAACAGACTCGCTCGCTCGCTTGAACGATGCCGGCAACTCCGGTGTCACCTCGGTCAGCGGCACGGCCATTGACGGTATCGGCGGTACGCACTCGATCGTCATCACCGGTAACCAGGCGGTCAACGCTACCTATACCGGCGCGAATGTCGGTAATGATGGTACCGGCGGCGCGATCGGCGCTCTTGGATTGACTATGACGCTTGGTTCACTCGGCGTCACCGATTTCACCAACTATGGATTCAGCGTGGATGGCCGCACGACCCAGATCATCTCCGGGTTGAACGCGAATTCCACGATCAGCGACCTGATCAATGCCACCAACCAGATCGACGGTATCACCGCGGCGCTGGTCGGCGGACAGATCCAGATCACTCGTGACAAAGCGGGTGCCGATACAGATTTCAATTTCCTTTCAACGGCCGGCACGGCCACTGTCGGCGGCGGCGGTGGCGCGACTGCCGGTAATGTCATCGGTGTGGTGTTTGGCGTGAACGGCGGGACTTTCCAGTCTTCCGGCGGCGCGGCGACCACTTACATCGCGAGTGACACCTTCACTCCGGAGCGCGGCTACGGTCCGGCGGCCGGTCCGCAGATCACGACTCTTGACCTGATCATTGACAACATCACGGGTAAAGTGGTCGGCCTGGATGGGCTCGGCGGCGGCGGCGTGGAATTGGAAGCGACCAATGGTCTGACTGCTACCGGCGCAAACCCGCTGATAGTGACGACCGATGCTACCATGCACTCCACCTCGATCAACGTGTACGACTCACTCGGCGGCAGACATACAATGTCGATCGAGTTCTTCAAGTCGCTCGTCCCGAATCGCTGGGAGTGGCGTGTCTCGACCCTCGGCAACGAAGGGATCACCGCCGGTCAGACCGGTTCGGTCTCTTTCAACGCTGACGGTTCACTCAATGCCTTTGATTACTTTGGCGGCGCTACCGGCGTCACCATCAGCCCGAATAACGGCGCGGAGAACATGACAGTCGCATTCCGCGCAGGTACGGCCGGCAACTTTGACGGCCTGACCGGATTCAGCTCTGGAAGCCATACCGCCTCGATCATTGGCCAGGATGGATACGGACTTGGAATTCTGGAGAAAGTCGCGATCGATCAGGCCGGTAACATCTCGGGTATCTTCTCGAATGGTGTGACCCGTGTTCTGGCGCAGATCGCGCTGGCCGACTTCACCAACCAGGCTGGCTTGCGCAAAGCAGGGCGGTCCATGTATCAGCCGTCGGCGAACTCCGGCGAGCCGGTGGAAGGTACGGCCGGGGCAACCATTTCTGCCGAGATCACCTCGGGGGCGCTCGAGTCCTCGTCGGTCGATATCGCGCAGGAATTCACCAGTATGATCACCACGCAACGCGGCTTCCAGGCCAATGCGCGGATCATTACCACCTCGGACGACATGCTCGACGAGTTGGTGAACCTGAAGAGATAAGTAGATGATAAAGGTTACCAGGATAAATGATTCTGATCTGGTGATCAACGCCGACCTGATCGAGTTCGTCGAGGCGATTCCCGACACGATCATCTCGCTGACAACCGGCAAGAAGATCATGGTTAAGAACTCGCCCGATGAGATCATCGAAAAGGTAGCGGCATTCAGACGATTGTCAGCCGGTCGGGGAATCATCCCGACCGCTGACTCAACCGATGCACATGTAACGCCACGACAAGGATTGTGACGATGGCAGCAGACAACGACAAAACGCAGGTTCAGCCGGCCGAAGGGGCCGAGGCGAAACCGGCCAAAAAGAAACCCAGCAAACTGATCCTGTTCGGCGGGATCGGCGCCGGCATTCTCGTCATAGGCGTCGTCCTGGCGATCTTCGTCCTCAAGCCAATGATGGCCGGAGGCGGGGAAGAGGCCGCGGAAGAAACCAAAACCGAGGCAAAGGAAGAGCACGGCGAAAAGACGTCCGGACATGGCGAGGAAAAGAAACCTGCCAAGAAAGCGGAGAAAGAGAAATCCGCTCATGGAGAAGCGAGCGAATCACTCGTCTACTCCATCAAGGATATCGTCGTTAATCCGGCCGGAACCGCCGGATCCCGCTTCCTGTCGGTTTCGTTTGGCTTCGAACTGGGCTCCAAAGAGTTGATGGCCGAGTTCGAAACTCGCGAACCGATCGTGCGCGATGTGCTCATCACGATCCTTTCCTCCAAAACGCTGGCGGAATTGACCGATGCCAAACAAAAAGAAGTTATGCGCGTGCAGATACGGAAACGGATATCCCAGGTCCTTGAGACCGAGGAATTGGCCGGAGTTTATTACACCGATTTTGTGCTTCAATAAGGCAGGCAGTAGTGGCAAAGATTCTTACACAGGACGAAATTGACGCGTTATTGACCACCGTCTCATCGGGCGAAGTGAACGATGCGGACAGTTACGATGACGCGAAATTGCGGTCCGTCGTCGCCTATGATTTCAAGCATCCGAATCGCGTCTCCAAAGACCAGATCCGGACGCTGGAAAACATGCACGACAACTTTGCGGGCCATTTCGGCTCGATGCTCTCGGCGGTGCTGCGATCGATCGTTGACGTCGACCTCGTGTCGGTCGATCAGATCACGTACTCCGAGTTCATCATGTCGCTGGTTTCGCCTTCCTGTACCTATACGTTTTCCTCCAGACCGCTGGATGCCGCCTGTCTGGTCGATTTCAACCCGACCCTCACTTTCTCGCTGATCGACCGGATGTTCGGCGGTCACGGAAAGATCCTCGAGACCGAACGTGAATTGACCGGGATCGAGCGATCGGTGATGGGGCGTCTGGTCGACCGGATGTACCGCGAACTGGAGAAGTCCTGGGAGCATATCGTCAAGGTTGGGATCGAGCAGATCAGTTTTGAAACCAATCCGCAGTTCATTCAGATCGTTCCGCCGGGTGAAACGGTGGTAGTGATCTCCTTCCAGGTGAAACTGTTCCAGTCGACCGGTTTGTTGACCATTTGCTATCCGTATGTTTCGCTCGAACCGATCATCACCAAGCTGTCGGCGCAGAACTGGATCGATGCCACGAAGCGGAAAAATGTTGACGCCGACCGCGATGTCAACCAGCACAACGTGTACGAGGTTTCAGCAGACGTCTCGGCCATTCTGTTACGTTCGAATATCAAGCTGCGGGATTTCATGTCACTGAAGATCGGCGATATCATTCCATCGGAAAAGAAGATCCATCAGCCGATCGATGTGTGCGTCAACCGCCGCAAAAAATATGTCGCCCGTCCCGGTTTGACGGGCAAGAAGCGGGCTTTCCAGGTGGTCTCAGCCTGGGAACCAATCTCTAAGGAGAAATTAGCATGACAGACGAAAAGGACATGGAGTTCGCCGGAGCCGAGGGAGGGCAGCCCGATGCCTTTCCGGGGGCCGGAGGTCAGGATGACCAGCCCATACCGTCCAAGGCGCCGGTCGGAGTAGTCAATCCCAACGATGCATCGGAAGAGGATGCCGAGGCCGCCATGCTTCGCATGCTCGAGGATCTCCCTCAGGAGAATCGCTCGACTTCGCCCGATGATATCGATTTCGGATCCGCCCCGGTGGCGCGAGCCGAATTCCAGCAACTGCAGCAACCGGCCGGAGGAAGTACGCCGCGTAACCTCGACCTGTTGATGGATGTCGATCTGCCGGTCGCCATTGAACTCGGACGGACCAAGATGTCCATCTCCGAGATCCTGGCGCTTGGACCTGGATCGGTGGTCGAGCTAAACAAGCTCGCCGGCGAACCGGTCGACCTGCTGGTCAACAGCAAAGTGGTCGCCAAAGGGGAAGTGGTGGTCATCGATGAAAATTTCGGCCTGCGGATCACCCAGTTGATCACGCCGGAAGAAAGGCTGAAGGCGCTTGGCGCAGAATAATCCCAGCCGACGTCGTGCGATCACGACCTCCATCATCCTGGCGCTTGCCCTGATCGGAATGCTCGTGATCACCTCGAACCGTCCCGGCAACAGCAGCCCACTGCTGGCGCAGGCCGATGGTTCAACCACGACAGATACAGTAGCGACATCGTCACCGGCTTACAAACCGATGGTTGATACAGCCGGCGCGACCGGTTCCATCGTCAAGATGGTGCTCGCGCTGGTGATCGTGATCATTTGCATTTATACCGGGATCTGGTTGCTCAAGAAGATGACCGCTCGACGCCATGGAGGCAGTCGTAAAGCGTTCATGCTTGAAGTGCTGGAGACCGCATATATCGATCCCAAAAAATCTCTCTCGCTCGTGCGAGTAGCTGATAAGTCGGTTCTCATCGGAGTGACCGACAACCAGATCTCGGTCCTGACGGAGCTGGATACCGAACTCACCAAGGCCGCCATGGAGGCTGCCAATCAAGGGAATCAGGGTGATTCGTTTACCACTATGCTCAAGTCGGCGACCCAGAAACTGGGCGGTTTCGGTAAGAAGAATTCGTAACGCGCTGCGATGGATTGCGGTGCGCAACGCCTGCATATGGATGTGCGGGCTGACCATGAAAGATATAGGACATTATGCTGCGGCGAACCAAGCTTCTCCTGTTGGCTGCTCTCTGCTTCCTGATGGTTGCAGCAGATATCTCAGCTCAGGCACTCCCTAAAGTCACGGTCGAGGTCGGCAAAGCGGCCACGCCGGGTGATCTGTCGGTCACCCTGCAGGTTGTCGTCATGATGACGATTCTGGCACTGGCGCCATCGATCCTGATCATGACGACCTCGTTCATCCGGATCGCGGTGGTCCTTTCTTTCCTGCGTCAGGCGATCGGCACTCAACAGATGCCGCCGAACCAGTTGCTGGTCGGATTAGCCCTGATCCTGACATTCTTCATCATGTCGCCGGTCTTTACGACATCGTACGATACCGGCATCAAACCGTACCTCGATGAAAAGATCACCAAGGAAGAAGCATTCGATAAAGCAGTCCAGCCATTCCGTAAATTCATGCTGGCGCAAACGCGCGAACAGGATCTGGCATTGTTCGTCAACATGGCAAAACTCCCGGCGCCACAAACTGCCGACGATATCCCGTTGCACGTGATGATCCCAGGATTTGTCATCTCGGAACTGCGTACAGCGTTTCAGATCGCATTCGTGATCTTCATTCCATTCCTGGTGATCGATATGGTGGTCGCCTCGGTGCTGATGTCGATGGGTATGATGATGCTCCCACCGATCATCGTTTCGTTGCCGTTCAAGATCCTGCTGTTCGTATTGGTCGACGGCTGGTATCTGCTCGTGAAATCGCTGGTTGAATCATTCCACATGTAAGGAGAGAGACAATGACACCACAGATGGTTATTTCGATAGGGAGAGAGGCGCTGACACTGACTTTGCTGATCGCCTCACCAATGCTGATCTTCGGTCTGGTAGTCGGTCTGGTGATCTCGATCTTTCAGGCGGTCACGCAGATCAATGAAATGACGCTGACGATCGTCCCCAAGATCCTGGCGGTGGCGCTGGCCCTGTTGATTTTCCTCCCCTGGATCATCAACATGATGACCGATTTCACCCGCCATATGTTTGACCTCATTCCTACTTTGGTCGGATAATGGACCGGCCAGACTTTAGAACAGACTTGAACTTTTTTCCACCATCGCTGGTAAATAGTTCCACAGCCAGCGTCCCGATCAGACTTTCGCGTCCATATTAGCTCAGTCAAGTTATTAGCTGTTAATCACTTACATAGTTTTCGCGAGCCGTTTCACCTTGGCACACGGTTTGAAATGGTATTTCTGCGAATAACCCGAACTATGTAAGGATTAGCCCTTGTTCGACTTCGTAGATTTCGCCGCCGCCAAGCTTCAGCTCTTCCTGCTGATCATGCTCCGTGCGTCCGGCCTCTTTCTGATCGCCCCGATCCTGAGCCATCGCACTTTCCCTGTCCCGGCCAAGCTGGGCATGGTGGTGCTGTTTGGTTTGATCATGGTTGCGGCGATGCCGAATGCGGCCGTACCCGAAGCTCAGTCGCTGAGCGAGCTGGTGACCCTGGCGGCGAAAGAGATCTTTGTCGGGCTGGCGATCGGGTTCTTGTTTTCGCTCCTGCTGATGGGGGTTCAGATGGCGGGGGATATCATCAGCTACCAGATCGGCTTTGCGATGGCCAGCATCATGGATCCCGACCAGGGACATGAAGTGACCACGCTCGGCCAGTTCTGGTTCCTCTGCGCGCTGCTGATCTTTCTAGGGATCAACGGCCACCATGTCATCATCTCCGCCTTCAATGACAGCTATCAACTGATCCCCGCGGGCCATGTCGTGATGAACGGCGCGGTCGGCGAGATGATCATGACTTATTCCGCATATGTCTTCGTGATCGCGCTCAAGCTGGCCGCACCGGTGGTCGTGACTCTGCTTCTGGTGGATGTCGCGATGGGTGTGGTTTCCCGCATGATGCCGACCATGAATGTTTTCCTCCTCGGCTTTGGCGTCAAAGTGGCGGTTGGTATCGCCATCATGGCGCTCTCCCTGCCGGTCTTTGCTTACGTGTTGGAAAAGGCTACCGGTTACCTCGACAACGAATTGATCACCCTGTTGGGCGCGTTGGGAAGGGCGTAGGTCATGGCCGAAGACAGTTTCCAGGAACGGTCAGAGCAAGCTACTCCTCGGCGGCGTGAGAAAGCGCGCGAAGAGGGGAAGGTTGCCAAGTCGACGGAGCTGAACTCAGCTCTTATGATCTTGCTTGGTTTTTCGACTCTGTTGGCACTCGGGCCACTCATGGTTCGCCAGACGATGGAAATGATGCGCGGCTTACTCTCTAACGCACCGACCATCGCCATGTCCGATCCGACCTTTGTCAAAGTCTACGGCGACTCGCTCATGAAGTATCTCATCATCGTAGCCCCCGTTTTCGGCGCTATGATGATCATCGGCTTCATCGCCAACGTGGCGCAGGTCGGTTTCAAAGCCAGCCCGAAGGCAATGGAACTGAAGCTCGACAAGCTCAATTTTATCGCCGGGTTCGGACGTCTGTTCTCCACTCGGTCACTGGTCACCCTGGTCCGCGACACGCTCAAGCTGTTCATCATCGGTTTCGTCGCCTACAAAGTGATCATGTCGGAATCCGACCAATTCATGATGCTGGCCGACATGGGTGTCGGTCCGCTCGCCGCTACCACCGGAAAACTGGCTATAGTCATCGCGCTGAAGATCGGGGTTGCGATCCTGATCCTGGCGATCCTCGACTATGCCTATCAACGCTATGAATTCGAGAAGTCCATCAAGATGTCTCACCAGGAAGTCAAAGAAGAATACAAGGACACCGAAGGTTCGCCGCAGATCAAGGCGCGCATTCGTCAGATCCAGCGTCAGACCGCCCAGAAGCGGATGATGCAGGATGTCCCGAAAGCCGATGTTGTCATCACCAACCCGACTCACTATGCAGTCGCACTCAAGTATGACTCTGAATCGATGAACGCGCCGAGCGTTATCGCCAAAGGGCAGAACCTGATCGCCCAGAAGATCAAAGAGATCGCCTACGAAAACAACATCCCCGTGATCGAGGACAAAGCGCTGGCGCAGGCTCTCTTCAAAATGTGCGAGATCGGCCAGATGGTGCCGCACACGCTTTACCGTGCGGTCGCCGAAGTGCTCGCGTATGTCTATCGCCTGAAGGGGAAGGTGAGCAAGTAAGATGACTCAGCAGGGAAACCAGAACGTTCTGGCGCAACTGGCGTCACGCTCCGACATCATCCTCGCGGTCGCAGTGATGGGGATCATTACCGTCCTCATCATTCCGATCCCGGCGATGTTGCTGGATTTCGCTCTGGCATTCAATATCACCTTCTCGCTGGTCGTGTTGATGACGACGCTGTATATCACGCGTCCGCTCGACCTCTCGGTATTCCCCGGAATGTTGCTGGTCGTGACGCTGATGCGCTTGTCGCTCAACGTTGCCTCGACCCGACTGATCCTGGGACAGGGATATGCCGGTGAAGTGATCAACTCGTTTGGCAACTTTGTCGTGCAAGGGAACTACGTCGTTGGCTTCATCATCTTTGCCATCCTGGTTGTGATCCAGTTTGTGGTGATCACCAAGGGTGCGGGACGTATCTCGGAAGTCGCCGCCCGGTTCACTCTCGATGCCATGCCCGGCAAGCAGATGGCGATCGACGCCGATCTCAACGCCGGAATTATCTCAGAAACTGAAGCGAAGGCCCGTCGCGAAGAAATTTCGCGCGAGGCCGACTTCTATGGCGCCATGGACGGCGCCTCTAAATTTGTTCGCGGCGATGCCGTCGCCGGTATCCTCATCACCATCATCAATGTCATCGGCGGCTTCATTATCGGTGTCGCCATGCATGACATGTCGATCCAGGAAGCGCTCAAGACCTACACGCTTCTGTCGATCGGTGACGGCCTGGTGACGCAGATCCCGGCGTTGTTGGTTTCGACCGCCTCCGGTTTGATCGTCACTCGTTCGGCCTCGCAGTCGAACATGGGTGCGGATCTGTCGACGCAATTCGGCCGCCAGCCGCGCGCGATCATGATCGCCGCCGGCGTGCTGCTGCTGTTCTCGATCGTTCCCGGCATGCCGACCCTGACTTTC contains:
- the fliP gene encoding flagellar type III secretion system pore protein FliP (The bacterial flagellar biogenesis protein FliP forms a type III secretion system (T3SS)-type pore required for flagellar assembly.) → MLRRTKLLLLAALCFLMVAADISAQALPKVTVEVGKAATPGDLSVTLQVVVMMTILALAPSILIMTTSFIRIAVVLSFLRQAIGTQQMPPNQLLVGLALILTFFIMSPVFTTSYDTGIKPYLDEKITKEEAFDKAVQPFRKFMLAQTREQDLALFVNMAKLPAPQTADDIPLHVMIPGFVISELRTAFQIAFVIFIPFLVIDMVVASVLMSMGMMMLPPIIVSLPFKILLFVLVDGWYLLVKSLVESFHM
- the flhB gene encoding flagellar biosynthesis protein FlhB translates to MAEDSFQERSEQATPRRREKAREEGKVAKSTELNSALMILLGFSTLLALGPLMVRQTMEMMRGLLSNAPTIAMSDPTFVKVYGDSLMKYLIIVAPVFGAMMIIGFIANVAQVGFKASPKAMELKLDKLNFIAGFGRLFSTRSLVTLVRDTLKLFIIGFVAYKVIMSESDQFMMLADMGVGPLAATTGKLAIVIALKIGVAILILAILDYAYQRYEFEKSIKMSHQEVKEEYKDTEGSPQIKARIRQIQRQTAQKRMMQDVPKADVVITNPTHYAVALKYDSESMNAPSVIAKGQNLIAQKIKEIAYENNIPVIEDKALAQALFKMCEIGQMVPHTLYRAVAEVLAYVYRLKGKVSK
- the fliR gene encoding flagellar biosynthetic protein FliR, with product MFDFVDFAAAKLQLFLLIMLRASGLFLIAPILSHRTFPVPAKLGMVVLFGLIMVAAMPNAAVPEAQSLSELVTLAAKEIFVGLAIGFLFSLLLMGVQMAGDIISYQIGFAMASIMDPDQGHEVTTLGQFWFLCALLIFLGINGHHVIISAFNDSYQLIPAGHVVMNGAVGEMIMTYSAYVFVIALKLAAPVVVTLLLVDVAMGVVSRMMPTMNVFLLGFGVKVAVGIAIMALSLPVFAYVLEKATGYLDNELITLLGALGRA
- the fliO gene encoding flagellar biosynthetic protein FliO, which produces MAQNNPSRRRAITTSIILALALIGMLVITSNRPGNSSPLLAQADGSTTTDTVATSSPAYKPMVDTAGATGSIVKMVLALVIVIICIYTGIWLLKKMTARRHGGSRKAFMLEVLETAYIDPKKSLSLVRVADKSVLIGVTDNQISVLTELDTELTKAAMEAANQGNQGDSFTTMLKSATQKLGGFGKKNS
- the fliQ gene encoding flagellar biosynthesis protein FliQ, whose product is MTPQMVISIGREALTLTLLIASPMLIFGLVVGLVISIFQAVTQINEMTLTIVPKILAVALALLIFLPWIINMMTDFTRHMFDLIPTLVG
- the fliN gene encoding flagellar motor switch protein FliN, with product MTDEKDMEFAGAEGGQPDAFPGAGGQDDQPIPSKAPVGVVNPNDASEEDAEAAMLRMLEDLPQENRSTSPDDIDFGSAPVARAEFQQLQQPAGGSTPRNLDLLMDVDLPVAIELGRTKMSISEILALGPGSVVELNKLAGEPVDLLVNSKVVAKGEVVVIDENFGLRITQLITPEERLKALGAE